The genomic region TAACAGGTTTTGAAGCAATTTCTTCTACTCTGATTTTATGGGGATCAAGGTTTTTTGCAATTACTTTAAAAACAATGTCTCTAACAGTTATTACTCCATATACATCCTTTTCATCCCTTGGCAGAACTATCAAAGACCTCATTCTTTTATCAACCAGTTTTTCAATAGCATCATAAACCGATGCTTCGGCTTTTATTGTTTCCAGTTTAGTGTTCATTACTTCCTTTACTTTTGTATTCATGCTTTACCTCCATTGTATTATTTTGTTAAAATTATTATACAGGTTTCTTGAAAAGTTGACAATCCAGCTTAAAAGTTCTTATATTATAAGTTATAGATGCCACCGTAGCTCAGCGGGTAGAGCAGCTGATTTGTAATCAGCGGGTCGGGGGTTCAAATCCCTTCGGTGGCTTGAATTGCTTGAAAATAAAAAGATATAATATTAACAATGGAGGGGTACCCGAGTGG from Thermodesulfovibrio sp. 3907-1M harbors:
- a CDS encoding CBS domain-containing protein; translated protein: MNTKVKEVMNTKLETIKAEASVYDAIEKLVDKRMRSLIVLPRDEKDVYGVITVRDIVFKVIAKNLDPHKIRVEEIASKPVISIDKETDLEHLIKLMEKFNIARVFVHEGKEIVGVVSLLDVMGASLIERARRV